One Orcinus orca chromosome 7, mOrcOrc1.1, whole genome shotgun sequence genomic window carries:
- the CHPF gene encoding chondroitin sulfate synthase 2, giving the protein MRASLLLSVLRPAGPVAVGISLGFTLSLLSVTWVEEPCGPGPPQPGDSELPPRGNTNAARRPNSVQPGAERERPGAGAGAGENWEPRVLPYHPAQPGQAAKKAVRTRYISTELGIRQRLLVAVLTSQATLPTLGVAVNRTLGHRLERVVFLTGSRGRRAPSGMAVVTLGEERPIGHLHLALRHLLEQHGNDFDWFFLVPDATYTEAHGLARLAGHLSLAAAAHLYLGRPQDFISGEPAPGRYCHGGFGVLLSRTLLQQLRPHLEACRNDIVSAHPDEWLGRCILDATGVGCTGGHEGVHYSYLELSPGEPVQEGDPRFRSALTAHPVRDPVHMYQLHKAFARAELERTYQEIQELQWEIQNTSRLAADGEWAATWPVGIPAPSRPASRFEVLRWDYFTEQHAFSCADGSPRCPLRGADQADVANVLGAALEELNRRYHPALRLQKQQLVNGYRRFDPARGMEYTLDLQLEALTPQGGRRPLTRRVQLLRPLSRVEILPVPYVTEASRLTVLLPLAADECDLAPGFLEAFAVAALEPGDSAATLTLLLLYEPRQAQRAAHADVFAPVKARVAELERRFPGARVPWLSVQTATPSPLRLMDLLSKKHPLDTLFLLAGPDTVLTPDFLNRCRMHAISGWQAFFPMHFQAFHPAVAPPQGPGPPELGRDTGRFDRQAANEACFYNSDYVAARAQLAAASEQEEELLESLDVYELFLRFSSLHVLRAVEPALLQRYRAQTCSARLSEDLYHRCRQSALEGLGSRAQLAMLLFEQEQGNST; this is encoded by the exons ATGCGGGCATCGCTGCTGTTGTCGGTGCTGCGGCCCGCAGGGCCCGTGGCCGTGGGCATCTCCCTGGGCTTCACTCTGAGCCTGCTCAGCGTCACCTGGGTGGAGGAGCCTTGTGGCCCAGGGCCGCCCCAACCCGGAGATTCTGAGCTGCCGCCGCGCGGCAACACCAACGCGGCGCGCCGGCCCAACTCGGTGCAGCCCGGAGCGGAGCGCGAGAGGCCCGGGGCCGGTGCAGGCGCCGGGGAGAACTGGGAACCGCGTGTCTTGCCCTACCACCCCGCACAGCCTGGCCAGGCCGCCAAAAAGGCCGTCAG GACCCGCTACATCAGCACAGAGCTGGGCATCAGGCAGAGGCTGCTCGTGGCGGTGCTGACCTCACAGGCCACGTTGCCCACACTGGGCGTGGCTGTGAACCGCACGCTGGGGCACCGGCTAGAGCGTGTGGTGTTCCTGACAGGCTCGCGGGGCCGCCGGGCACCATCGGGGATGGCCGTGGTGACGCTAGGCGAGGAGCGGCCCATCGGGCACCTGCACCTGGCACTGCGCCACCTTCTGGAGCAGCACGGCAACGACTTTGACTGGTTCTTCCTAGTGCCCGATGCCACCTACACGGAGGCGCACGGACTGGCTCGCCTAGCTGGCCACCTCAGCCTGGCAGCCGCTGCCCACCTCTATCTGGGCCGGCCCCAGGACTTCATCAGTGGAGAGCCCGCCCCAGGCCGCTACTGCCACGGTGGCTTTGGGGTGCTGCTGTCACGCACGCTGCTGCAGCAGCTGCGCCCCCACCTGGAAGCCTGCCGCAACGACATCGTCAGTGCGCACCCGGATGAGTGGCTGGGCCGCTGCATCCTCGATGCCACCGGGGTGGGCTGCACTGGCGGCCACGAG ggAGTCCATTATAGCTACCTGGAGCTGAGCCCTGGGGAGCCCGTGCAGGAGGGGGACCCTCGTTTCCGCAGTGCTCTGACAGCTCACCCTGTCCGTGACCCTGTACACATGTACCAGCTGCACAAGGCTTTTGCCCGAGCTGAACTGGAACGCACATACCAGGAGATCCAGGAGTTACAG TGGGAGATCCAGAACACCAGCCGTCTGGCAGCGGATGGGGAGTGGGCAGCCACCTGGCCCGTGGGCATTCCAGCACCGTCCCGCCCGGCCTCCCGTTTTGAGGTGCTGCGCTGGGACTATTTCACAGAACAGCATGCTTTCTCCTGCGCTGATGGCTCGCCCCGCTGCCCACTGCGTGGGGCTGACCAGGCTGATGTGGCCAACGTTCTGGGGGCAGCCCTGGAGGAGCTCAACCGCCGGTACCACCCGGCCCTGCGGCTCCAGAAGCAGCAGCTGGTTAATGGCTACCGACGCTTCGATCCTGCCCGGGGTATGGAGTACACGCTGGACTTGCAGCTGGAGGCATTGACCCCGCAGGGTGGCCGCCGGCCCCTCACCCGCCGAGTGCAGCTGCTACGGCCACTGAGTCGCGTGGAGATCTTGCCCGTGCCCTATGTCACCGAGGCCTCGCGTCTCACCGTGTTACTGCCACTGGCTGCAGACGAGTGTGACCTGGCCCCTGGCTTCCTGGAGGCCTTCGCCGTGGCTGCACTGGAGCCTGGCGATTCTGCAGCAACCCTGACCCTGCTGCTACTGTATGAGCCACGACAGGCACAGCGGGCGGCCCACGCCGATGTCTTTGCACCTGTCAAGGCCCGTGTGGCAGAGCTGGAGCGGCGTTTCCCCGGTGCCCGGGTGCCCTGGCTCAGCGTGCAGACAGCCACACCCTCACCGCTGCGCCTCATGGATCTGCTCTCCAAGAAGCACCCACTGGACACGCTTTTCCTGCTGGCCGGGCCAGACACGGTGCTCACCCCCGACTTCCTGAACCGCTGCCGCATGCATGCCATCTCTGGCTGGCAAGCCTTCTTTCCCATGCACTTCCAGGCCTTCCACCCGGCCGTGGCCCCACCCCAGGGCCCGGGACCCCCTGAATTAGGCCGAGACACAGGCCGCTTTGATCGCCAGGCGGCCAATGAGGCCTGCTTCTACAACTCCGACTACGTGGCGGCCCGAGCACAGCTGGCGGCGGCCTCGGAACAGGAGGAGGAGCTGCTGGAGAGCCTGGATGTGTATGAGCTGTTCCTGCGCTTCTCCAGCCTGCACGTGCTGCGGGCGGTGGAGCCCGCGCTGCTGCAGCGCTATCGGGCCCAGACGTGCAGCGCGCGGCTTAGCGAGGACCTGTACCACCGCTGCCGCCAGAGTGCGCTCGAGGGCCTCGGCTCCCGCGCCCAGCTGGCCATGCTGCTGTTCGAGCAGGAGCAGGGCAACAGCACCTGA